One Rhinoraja longicauda isolate Sanriku21f chromosome 21, sRhiLon1.1, whole genome shotgun sequence genomic region harbors:
- the LOC144603839 gene encoding enoyl-CoA delta isomerase 1, mitochondrial-like isoform X2, translating to MTVELDNNTGVAVIKMQKLPVNSLSLEFLTEFAISMEKLEMDRECRGVILTSSIPNIFSAGLDITEMYGKSLEHTGEFWRAVQEMWLKLYGSSLVTIAAINGASPAGGCLMAMSCDYRIMADHPKYQIGLNETKLGIVAPFWLKDTMTNTIGKRATEHSLQVGLLYPAPEALKIGLVDHLAPQDKVMPTALSTMSEWLTIPDHARQITKAMMRKPTLDRLLTQRESDIQNFVNFISKDSIQKSLEMYMGMLRQRKG from the exons GAGTGGCTGTGATTAAAATGCAGAAGCTTCCTGTTAACAGTCTCAGCCTGGAATTTCTCACGGAGTTTGCAATTAGCATGGAAAAGCTGGAGATGGATCGAGAATGTCGTGGTGTGATTCTCACTTCT TCTATTCCCAACATCTTTTCTGCTGGTTTGGATATCACCGAGATGTATGGGAAGTCCCTAGAGCATACGGGGGAGTTCTGGCGCGCAGTGCAGGAGATGTGGTTGAAGCTGTACGGATCCAGCCTGGTGACCATCGCTGCCATCAAT GGAGCCAGCCCAGCTGGGGGATGTCTCATGGCCATGTCATGCGACTACCGAATCATGGCAGATCACCCAAAGTATCAAATCGGCTTGAACGAGACAAAGCTGGGGATTGTTGCACCATTCTG GCTCAAGGACACCATGACAAACACCATAGGGAAGCGGGCAACCGAGCATTCCCTGCAAGTTGGCCTCTTGTACCCTGCCCCAGAGGCTTTGAAAATCGGACTTGTCGACCACCTCGCACCACAGGATAAAGTTATGCCAACTGCTTTAAGCACCATGTCAGAATGGTTGACTATTCCAG ATCACGCTCGGCAGATCACTAAGGCCATGATGCGGAAGCCAACACTCGATCGGCTTTTGACTCAACGGGAATCAGATATACAAAATTTTGTCAATTTTATCAGCAAAGATTCTATTCAGAAATCGCTTGAGATGTACATGGGGATGCTGAGACAAAGAAAAGGTTAA